The Nyctibius grandis isolate bNycGra1 unplaced genomic scaffold, bNycGra1.pri scaffold_136_arrow_ctg1, whole genome shotgun sequence region GTTGGCTGAAGGGGGGGTGTCTCAGGGAACTGGGGTGGGTTCTGGGGGTCCCAGGAGGGACTGGTGGGGGTCCCAGGAGACTGGGGGGGTTGcagggggtcctggggtggaTCTCAAAGGGAGGCACTCAGGGAACTAGGGGTGGCCTGGGAGGGTCCTGGAGGGTTCTAGAGGGGCCTAAGGGGGTCCTGGGGGATTCAGAGGGTACTGGGGGGTCCCAGAGGGAactggggggtcccggggggctgccagctgtgccccccctccacccccccacGTCTGGCAGCCCCCCCCCAATATACCGGCAgagctggggccggggctgaAGCGCTTGGGTCAGACTCTGAAGGATCAGTTGCCGTCTTGGGGGGATGGCTGGGGGGGCTGGATCCCCCCGGGCCCACGACCCCCCGAAGAAGCCgacgtggtggtggtggggggcgGCGTGGTGGGCTGGTCGGTGGCGTATTGGCTGCAGGCGCTGGAGGGTCAGCGGCACGGCATGAAGGTGCTGGTGGTGGAGCGGGACCCCACGGTGAGACACCTCCCTCCCGGGGTGGGCTACTGCCTTAGGGACCCCCCCTGAACCCCATttttatttggggggggggtcttTTCTCCTCCAGTATTCCTGAGCGTCCATGGTGCTGTCGGTGGGGGGGATCCGGCAGCAATTTTCCCTCCCGGAAAATATCCACGTCTCGTTTCTCCACCAGCTTCCTCCGCAACATCAACGTAAGTGGGGTtatttggggggaggggggcgtATTTTTGAGGTGGGGGGGTCCAGCCTCACTCATTGGGGTACCCCTCTCCCCTTCCAGGAGTACCTCGGGGTACCGAACGAGCCCCCCATCGACATCCAGTTTCAGCCTTCGGGGTACGTCTTCCTCACCCCCCCGAAGGCGCTGCGGGGCTGGAGGCCACCGTCCGGCTCCAGaggtgggggggacacacgtAAACCCCCCCCAGGAGGGTTATTTTTTAGGGGGGGGGTCTCATCCTGACACACTCCCCCCTCatgctgcctgtccccagggaggaagGGGCGCAGGTGGCCCTGCTGTCCCCTACCCAGCTGAAGGCGAAATTCCCCTGGATGGACACGGAGGACGTGGCCGTGGGGTCATACGGTaaaatggggggggggcatgggggcCCCCCCATAACACCCACCCCCCATttccatcctcatccccatccccactgggttcatccttcctcctcactttATTTAACAAGAGAAGGGTCCAGCCCCCCAAATTTgggggttgtggggttttttggaggggggggtgTCATGCCACAGTGCCCCCCCCAATATGTTTCCCCTCCCAATAtgtttcccccccccgcccccaggtCTGGAAGATGAAGGCTGGTTCGACCCCTGGACCCTCCTCGACGCTTTTCGACGTAAAGCCACGTCCTTGGGGGTCCACAGCTGCTCCGAGGAGGTGCGAGGtaagaaaagggggggggacacacacaaaaatgggGTGTGTGTCCCCCGTAgggccccccccaccccaaaacccccccccAGGTTTTGTCACCTCGGCCGAGGACATGATGCCACGGCACGGACCGGCCCCACTGTCCGCACGCATCAAATACGTCCACGTGAGTACATGTGTGtgtccccctcccaccccatgcgggggggggtccccacgcGTGTCCGTGACCCCCCCACGCGTGtgacacccccccacacacacagatCCACATGCCGGACAGCCGGGAGTACCAGCCCGTGTCCTGCGCCATCGTGGTCAACGCCGCGGGCGCCTGGGccggggagctgctggaggggccggggctgcccggggggctctgccagccccccctGCCCATCCAGCCCAGGAAGAGGTACGGGGGGGGCGGGATTTTTGGGAGGGGGGTGGATTTTTGGGGGTACGGGGGGGCAGATTTTGGGGGTTGTTGGGGTGGGGGCACATGCTGGCATCACCTCGCTGTTGTGGGGggtgattttttggggggggggtcacatCCCATCGCCCCCAACCCCTCCAtcttgaagggtgggggggtgaccCCCTCACTCCTTTCCTTGGGGGGGGAGGGTCACATCCTGAGCCCCTCAATGTTTTTGGggcgccccccccaccccacaggtACGTCTACACGTGGCACTGCCCCGACGGCCccggcctctcctgccccttCCTCATCGACACCTCCGGGGCCTACTTCCGCCGCGACGGCATCGCCGGCAACTACCTGGGGGGCATGAGCCCCCCCGAGGTGAGCCCCAAACCGGGGGCACCGCGTTActtacacacgcacacacacacgggtttgtttttttttcaattttaatttattttttaatttattcttattaaataagaattatttttagttatttttttattattattttttttattatgttattGTTAATCTATTCTTGTTAAATAAGAATGGtttctaattattatttttattttatttcagttattattattttaattattatatttaattatttttaatttattcttattaaataagagctatttttaattattctttttaattattatgatttaaattacatttaattatttttaatttattcttattaaatacaaaatatttattattttatttatgatttttaattattgttatatttattttttattttattttattattgttgttaattattcttttaattttattttttacctttttactttttactttattattaataataattattattttattttattaatgttgcatattattattaattattacatttaattattttaaatttattctcATTagataagaattatttttaattatcattttttattatttattattgggtttaattattctttttattttctttattattatttttaattacttaattatttttaatttatccctattaaatctcttctttcccccaccccaggagGAGGAGCCGGACCCCAGCGACCTCTCGGCGGGCGACGGGTTTTTCCAGGAGCGGGTCTGGCCGCCGCTCGCCCGCCGCGTCCCGGCCTTCGAGTCCCTCCGTCCCCGCGGCTCCTGGGCCGGTTACTACGAGCACAACGCGTTCGACCGGAACGGGGTGCTGGGCCCGCACCCCCGGCTCGAGAACCTCTTCACGGCGGCGGGGTTCAGCGGGCACGGGCTGCAGCACgcgccggcggcgggcagggccgtgGCCGAGCTGGTGGTGAGGGGCCGCTACGAGAGCCTGGACCTGCggaggctgggctggaggaggctggtggAGGGGGAGCCGCTGGCGGAGGGCGGGGTGGTgtgaggggaaactgaggcaggaggtggggaaactgaggcacgatgatggggaaactgaggcaggaaggtggggaaactgaggcacgatggggggaaactgaggcaggaagatggggaaactgaggcacgatgggggaaactgaggcaggaagatggggaaactgaggcaggaagatggggaaactgaggcaggaagatggggaaactgaggcaggaagatggggaaactgaggcaggatgatggggaaactgaggcaggaagatggggaaactgaggcacgatgatggggaaactgaggcaggaagatggggaaactgaggcacgatggggaaactgaggcaggaagatggggaaactgaggcacgatgatggggaaactgaggcaggaagatggggaaactgaggcacgatgggggaaactgaggcaggaagatggggaaactgaggcacgatgggggaaactgaggcaggaagatggggaaactgaggcaggaggatggggaaactgaggcaggaagagcgggggaaactgaggcacgatgatggggaaactgaggcaggagatggggaaactgaggcaggaagatggggaaactgaggcacgatgatggggaaacaggcaggaagatggggaaactgaggcacgatgggggaaacaggcaggagatggggaaactgaggcacgatggggggaaactgaggcaggaagatggggaactgaggcacgatgggggaaacaggcaggagatggggaaactgaggcagagggatggggaaactgaggcaggaagatggggaaactgaggcacgatgggggaaaacaggcaggaagatggggaaactgaggcaggaggatggggaaactgaggcaggagatggggaaactgaggcaggaggatggggaaactgaggcaggaagatggggaaactgaggcacgatggggggaaactgaggcaggagatgggggaaactgaggcaggaagatggggaaactgaggcacgatgggggaaactgaggcaggagatggggaaactgaggcaggagatggggaaactgaggcaggaagatggggaaactgaggcacgatggggggaaacaggcaggagatggggaaactgaggcacgatgggggaaaacaggcaggagatggggaaactgaggcaggaggatggggaaactgaggcaggaagatggggaaactgaggcacgatgggggaaactgaggcaggagatggggaaactgaggcacgatgatggggaaactgaggcaggaagatggggaaactgaggcacgatggggggaaacaggcaggagatggggaaactgaggcaggaagatggggaaacagGCACgatgggggaaactgaggcaggaagatggggaaactgaggcaggaagatggggaaactgagggaggaagatggggaaactgagggaTGATGGGGTGAAacaggcaggaagatggggaaactgaggcacgatatggggaaactgaggcacgatgggggaaactgaggcaggaagatggggaaactgaggcacgatgggggaaactgaggcaggaagatggggaaactgaggcacgatgggGGGAAAcgggcaggagatggggaaactgaggcaggaagatggggaaactgaggcacgatgggggaaactgaggcaggaagatggggaaactgaggcacgatggggggaaactgaggcacgatgatggggaaactgaggcaggaagatggggaaacaggcaggagatggggaaactgaggcaggaagatggggaaactgagacacagtggaaacaggcaggagatggggaaagtgaggcaggaagatggggaaactgaggcaggaagatggggaaactgaggcaggaagatggggaaactgaagcaggaagatggggaaactgaggcacgatggggaaactgaggcacgatggggaaactgaggcacgatgaTGGGGAAACTCAGGCACGATGGGGGgaaacaggcaggagatggggaaactgaggcaggaagatggggaaacagGCACGatggggggaaactgaggcacgatgatggggaaactgaggcaggaagatggggaaactgaggcaggaagatggggaaagtCAGGCACGATGATGGGGAAAGTGAGGCAGgatgatggggaaactgaggcaggaatatggggaaactgaggcaggaagatggggaaactgaggcaggagatggggaaactgaggcaggaagatggggaaactgaggcacgatggggggaaacaggcaggagatggggaaactgaggcaggaagatggggaaactgagggaCGATGGGGTGAAACAGGCACgatgatggggaaactgaggcaggagatggggaaactgaggcaggaaggtggggaaactgaggcacgacggggggaaactgaggcacaattatagggaaactgaggcacaacgACACCTTAAATTTGGGCTGAAACA contains the following coding sequences:
- the LOC137677312 gene encoding LOW QUALITY PROTEIN: FAD-dependent oxidoreductase domain-containing protein 1-like (The sequence of the model RefSeq protein was modified relative to this genomic sequence to represent the inferred CDS: inserted 3 bases in 2 codons) — encoded protein: MVLSVGGIRQQFSLPENIHVSXFSTSFLRNINEYLGVPNEPPIDIQFQPSGYVFLTPPKXAAGLEATVRLQREEGAQVALLSPTQLKAKFPWMDTEDVAVGSYGLEDEGWFDPWTLLDAFRRKATSLGVHSCSEEVRGFVTSAEDMMPRHGPAPLSARIKYVHIHMPDSREYQPVSCAIVVNAAGAWAGELLEGPGLPGGLCQPPLPIQPRKRYVYTWHCPDGPGLSCPFLIDTSGAYFRRDGIAGNYLGGMSPPEEEEPDPSDLSAGDGFFQERVWPPLARRVPAFESLRPRGSWAGYYEHNAFDRNGVLGPHPRLENLFTAAGFSGHGLQHAPAAGRAVAELVVRGRYESLDLRRLGWRRLVEGEPLAEGGVV